A region of Prochlorococcus marinus subsp. pastoris str. CCMP1986 DNA encodes the following proteins:
- the panB gene encoding 3-methyl-2-oxobutanoate hydroxymethyltransferase has protein sequence MLPSELVKYKKKSQKIIALTAWDSISGSLAEHSGADIVLVGDSLAMVCLGYKSTLPVTLENMIYHTNAVSRGFSKEIEEQSLLVCDMPFLTYQCGENKAVEYAGKIIKNTYAKAVKVEGADPEVQNVISRLIRMGIPVMGHLGLTPQSYLNLGFKQQGNNSESHEKIKRDALSLEKLGCFSIVLEHIPELLAKEIQTELEIPTIGIGAGKFCDGQVRVTADLLGLNDKQPPFCRPIIDGKKIFGEKLKEWVAAEKLN, from the coding sequence ATGTTGCCATCAGAACTAGTTAAATATAAAAAAAAATCTCAAAAGATTATTGCATTAACTGCATGGGATTCTATTTCAGGTTCTCTAGCTGAACATTCAGGAGCAGATATTGTTCTAGTGGGAGACTCTTTAGCAATGGTCTGTTTGGGATACAAATCGACCTTGCCTGTTACGTTAGAGAATATGATTTATCATACAAATGCAGTTTCTAGAGGGTTCAGCAAAGAAATAGAAGAACAGTCATTATTAGTATGTGATATGCCTTTTCTTACTTATCAATGCGGAGAAAACAAGGCAGTGGAATATGCAGGAAAAATAATTAAGAATACTTATGCAAAGGCAGTAAAAGTTGAGGGCGCTGATCCAGAGGTACAGAATGTTATTTCAAGACTCATAAGGATGGGAATTCCTGTCATGGGTCATTTAGGGCTTACTCCACAAAGCTATTTGAATCTAGGATTTAAACAACAAGGGAACAATTCAGAAAGTCACGAAAAAATCAAACGAGATGCTTTATCACTAGAAAAATTAGGATGTTTTTCTATAGTTTTAGAACATATTCCAGAATTACTTGCTAAAGAAATTCAAACCGAATTAGAAATACCAACAATAGGTATAGGTGCAGGAAAATTTTGTGATGGACAAGTAAGAGTTACTGCTGATTTATTAGGACTAAATGATAAGCAACCTCCATTTTGTAGACCAATTATTGATGGAAAAAAAATTTTTGGTGAAAAACTAAAAGAATGGGTAGCAGCCGAAAAGCTCAATTAA